A window of the Haloarcula litorea genome harbors these coding sequences:
- a CDS encoding MATE family efflux transporter has translation MTVREGVDRVVDRVGALFKSKEELDLTSGPIAKPLLYLSFPIVVTNLLQVAYNLADTFWLGQYSTTALAAISFAFPMIFLLISLGMGLSVAGSVLVAQHTGAEEPEKAEYAASQTLTFAVGASLVLGAVGFFFVEEFLRLLGASQQVLPGATGYLQVVSLGLSTMFGFFVFISLMRGAGDTVTPMLVMFGTVVVNILLDPFLIFGWGPFPELGVVGAAVATIFSRGLAFAVGVAIMLRGDRGIQVNPRDMVPDLSYFRKLLRLGVPASLEGTGRALSVNAMLFIVGGFSVTVVAAFGVGIRIFSLVFMPAIAMDRGVETMTGQNLGAGRPDRAATANHFAARFSFVVLTVLGAITIFAAPSVVSVFSDDPAVVEMGAEFLQWVAPTFGFIGIVRSYSGGFRGSGKTMTAAALAVTMLGVIRLPVAWVASRPVDVPAWFGPTLVDLFAQSLAEQGIWLGFAVSNVLAAGIAAAWFLRGTWRGADPTDDAATAVADD, from the coding sequence GTGACCGTCCGGGAGGGCGTCGACCGGGTCGTCGACCGGGTCGGTGCGCTGTTCAAGAGCAAGGAGGAGCTGGACCTGACCAGCGGCCCCATCGCGAAGCCGCTGCTGTACCTCTCCTTTCCCATCGTCGTGACGAACCTCCTCCAGGTGGCGTACAACCTCGCGGACACGTTCTGGCTGGGCCAGTACTCGACGACGGCGCTGGCGGCCATCTCCTTTGCCTTCCCGATGATCTTCCTGCTCATCTCGCTGGGGATGGGGCTGTCGGTGGCCGGCTCGGTGCTGGTCGCCCAACACACCGGTGCCGAGGAACCGGAGAAGGCGGAGTACGCCGCCTCGCAGACGCTGACCTTCGCCGTCGGGGCCTCCCTCGTGCTGGGCGCGGTCGGCTTCTTCTTCGTCGAGGAGTTCCTGCGCCTGCTCGGGGCCTCCCAGCAGGTGCTGCCGGGCGCGACGGGCTACCTACAGGTGGTGTCGCTGGGCCTGTCCACGATGTTCGGGTTCTTCGTGTTCATCTCGCTGATGCGCGGGGCCGGCGACACCGTCACGCCGATGCTGGTGATGTTCGGCACCGTCGTCGTCAACATCCTGCTCGACCCGTTCCTCATCTTCGGCTGGGGTCCGTTCCCGGAGCTGGGCGTGGTCGGGGCGGCGGTCGCCACCATCTTCTCCCGCGGGCTGGCCTTCGCCGTCGGGGTCGCCATCATGCTCCGCGGGGACCGCGGCATCCAGGTCAACCCCCGCGACATGGTCCCCGACCTCTCGTACTTCCGGAAACTGCTCCGGCTGGGCGTCCCGGCCTCGCTGGAGGGGACCGGCCGGGCGCTGTCGGTCAACGCGATGCTGTTCATCGTCGGGGGCTTCTCCGTGACCGTCGTCGCCGCCTTCGGCGTCGGCATCCGCATCTTCTCGCTGGTCTTCATGCCCGCGATCGCGATGGACCGCGGCGTCGAGACGATGACCGGGCAGAACCTCGGAGCCGGCCGGCCCGACCGGGCCGCGACGGCCAACCACTTCGCGGCGCGGTTCTCCTTCGTCGTCCTGACGGTCCTGGGCGCGATCACCATCTTCGCCGCACCCAGCGTGGTCAGCGTGTTCAGCGACGACCCCGCCGTCGTCGAGATGGGCGCGGAGTTCCTCCAGTGGGTCGCGCCCACCTTCGGGTTCATCGGCATCGTCCGGTCGTACTCCGGGGGCTTCCGCGGGTCCGGCAAGACGATGACCGCGGCGGCGCTGGCGGTGACGATGCTCGGGGTCATCCGCCTGCCGGTGGCGTGGGTGGCCTCCCGACCCGTCGACGTCCCGGCGTGGTTCGGGCCGACGCTGGTCGACCTGTTCGCGCAGTCGCTCGCCGAACAGGGTATCTGGCTGGGCTTCGCCGTCTCGAACGTGCTGGCGGCCGGCATCGCCGCCGCGTGGTTCCTCCGTGGCACCTGGCGCGGTGCCGACCCGACCGACGACGCGGCGACGGCCGTCGCGGACGACTGA
- a CDS encoding TetR/AcrR family transcriptional regulator, whose product MSDGPPDDPTMRATYRALCTHGYADLTMQDIADETDKSKAALHYHYDSKHDLLCTFLDYLYERFVDRTSDVDGDDPPERLLALVDSVLDKPDDESDREREGFETAVLEIRAQAPYEPGFRDRLTQFDEYLAGEFESILAAGIDDGSFDPEMDPEDTARFLVTVLTGAATERVTAGRPVECTRRMLREYVGTHILAEQREVEA is encoded by the coding sequence ATGAGCGACGGTCCCCCCGACGACCCCACGATGCGAGCGACCTACCGCGCGCTCTGTACCCACGGGTACGCCGATCTGACGATGCAGGACATCGCCGACGAGACGGACAAGAGCAAGGCCGCCCTCCACTACCACTACGACAGCAAGCACGACCTCCTCTGTACGTTCCTGGACTACCTCTACGAGCGGTTCGTCGACCGGACCTCGGACGTCGACGGCGACGACCCGCCCGAGCGGCTGCTCGCCCTGGTCGACTCGGTGCTGGACAAGCCCGACGACGAGAGCGACCGCGAGCGCGAGGGGTTCGAGACGGCGGTGCTGGAGATCCGCGCCCAGGCTCCCTACGAGCCCGGGTTCCGTGACCGACTGACGCAGTTCGACGAGTACCTCGCCGGCGAGTTCGAGAGCATCCTCGCGGCGGGGATCGACGACGGCAGTTTCGATCCGGAGATGGATCCCGAGGACACCGCCCGCTTCCTCGTCACGGTCCTGACCGGCGCGGCCACCGAGCGGGTGACCGCCGGGCGACCGGTCGAGTGTACCCGACGGATGCTCCGGGAGTACGTCGGGACCCACATCCTCGCCGAACAACGGGAGGTCGAGGCGTGA
- the lrp gene encoding HTH-type transcriptional regulator Lrp yields MTYENLDRKLVNALLGDGRASLRSLGEDLDVSVTTVSNHLSNLEEEGIINGYTPKVDYDKLGYDVTAIVQLKVEGSSLPDVTEELKQHKQMISVYEVTGDYDIIAVGKFEDTDGMNAQIKELLTDPDIKESNTSVVLNAAAEHQQFDLDIE; encoded by the coding sequence ATGACGTACGAAAATCTCGACCGCAAGTTGGTGAATGCGCTACTGGGCGACGGCCGCGCGAGCCTCCGGAGCCTGGGCGAGGACCTGGACGTCTCGGTCACGACCGTCTCGAACCACCTCTCGAACCTCGAGGAGGAGGGGATCATCAACGGCTACACGCCGAAGGTCGACTACGACAAGCTGGGCTACGACGTGACCGCCATCGTCCAGTTGAAGGTCGAGGGGTCGTCGCTGCCGGACGTGACAGAGGAGCTCAAACAGCACAAGCAGATGATCTCGGTCTACGAGGTCACCGGCGACTACGACATCATCGCCGTCGGGAAGTTCGAGGACACCGACGGGATGAACGCCCAGATCAAGGAGCTGCTCACCGACCCCGACATCAAGGAGTCCAACACCTCGGTCGTGCTCAACGCGGCCGCGGAACACCAGCAGTTCGACCTGGACATCGAGTGA
- the glnA gene encoding type I glutamate--ammonia ligase, whose translation MTSELSDEAQAVVDEIEENDVDFLRLQFTDILGTVKNVSVPADQAEKAFTEGIYFDGSSIDGFVRIQESDMRLVPDPSTFAILPWRSRDDIDGGNSARLICDVHDTSTDEPFVGDPRGVLQDALDRAEEMGYTVNAAPEPEFFLFEEDEDGRATTETNDAGGYFDLAPKDLASDVRRDIIYGLEDMGFDIEASHHEVAQGQHEINFEYDDALSTADNVATFRSVVRAIAAEHDLHATFMPKPIPRINGSGMHTHISLFTEGGENAFHDEDDEFNLSETAKQFTAGILEHAPALAAVTNPTVNSYKRLVPGYEAPVYVAWSDRNRSALIRKPAARVPAASRIEARFPDPSCNPYLAFAALIHAGLDGVENDLDCPDPVRENIYEFDEQKREEYGIDTLPTNLGEAIDELEDDEVVLDALGPHISEKFVEAKTEEFRDYLVDVSQWELDRYLEKF comes from the coding sequence ATGACAAGCGAACTCTCAGACGAGGCACAGGCGGTCGTCGACGAGATCGAGGAGAACGACGTCGACTTCCTGCGCCTGCAGTTCACGGACATTCTGGGCACAGTCAAGAACGTCTCCGTCCCGGCCGATCAGGCCGAGAAGGCGTTCACCGAGGGCATCTACTTCGACGGCTCGTCGATCGACGGGTTCGTCCGCATCCAGGAGTCGGACATGCGCCTGGTCCCGGACCCGTCGACGTTCGCCATCCTGCCGTGGCGGAGCCGCGACGACATCGACGGCGGCAACAGCGCCCGCCTCATCTGTGACGTCCACGACACCTCGACCGACGAGCCGTTCGTCGGCGACCCGCGTGGCGTCCTCCAAGACGCGCTCGACCGCGCCGAGGAGATGGGCTACACGGTCAACGCCGCCCCCGAGCCGGAGTTCTTCCTGTTCGAGGAGGACGAGGACGGCCGCGCCACCACCGAGACCAACGACGCCGGCGGCTACTTCGACCTCGCGCCCAAGGACCTCGCGTCCGACGTGCGCCGTGACATCATCTACGGGCTGGAGGACATGGGCTTCGACATCGAGGCCTCCCACCACGAGGTCGCCCAGGGCCAACACGAGATCAACTTCGAGTACGACGACGCCCTCTCGACGGCCGACAACGTCGCCACCTTCCGGTCGGTCGTCCGCGCCATCGCGGCCGAACACGACCTGCACGCGACGTTCATGCCAAAGCCCATCCCGCGCATCAACGGCTCCGGGATGCACACCCACATCTCGCTGTTCACCGAGGGCGGCGAGAACGCCTTCCACGACGAGGACGACGAGTTCAACCTCTCGGAGACGGCCAAGCAGTTCACCGCCGGCATCCTCGAGCACGCCCCGGCGCTGGCCGCCGTCACGAACCCGACCGTGAACTCCTACAAGCGCCTCGTCCCCGGCTACGAGGCACCCGTCTACGTCGCCTGGTCCGACCGGAACCGCTCGGCGCTCATCCGCAAGCCCGCCGCGCGCGTCCCGGCCGCCAGCCGCATCGAGGCTCGCTTCCCCGACCCCTCGTGTAACCCCTACCTCGCCTTCGCGGCGCTCATCCACGCCGGCCTCGACGGCGTCGAGAACGACCTCGACTGCCCGGACCCGGTCCGCGAGAACATCTACGAGTTCGACGAGCAGAAGCGCGAGGAGTACGGCATCGACACCCTGCCGACGAACCTCGGCGAGGCCATCGACGAGCTCGAGGACGACGAGGTCGTGCTCGACGCGCTCGGCCCCCACATCTCCGAGAAGTTCGTCGAGGCCAAGACCGAGGAGTTCCGGGACTACCTCGTCGACGTCTCCCAGTGGGAACTGGACCGCTACCTCGAGAAGTTCTGA
- a CDS encoding YihY/virulence factor BrkB family protein — protein sequence MDRTRVVAVGRDLVGVVRAQQVSFLAASIAYYMFVSLLPLLLLALVVGSLVGGEAFAAAVVGAVGGALSPQAAVLLEDALTSAAGRGGATVLGLVVMVWSSLKVFRGIDVAFSNIYGTTGESGFLAQVGDAAAALAGIGIALVGFAVVGSLGALFGVRIVLSGLALVPLLVVAFLPLYYLFPDRPISVRGAAPGAVLAAVGWTVLATGFSLYAATAGTFQLYGVVGGVLLVLTWFYFAGQILLVGAALNAVLLGVPDRQLQQEPLRPSQAMSEDADRGGETPSPGESGPADAPTDEEVAELRAEFESFRDDVEDRTLHRDDVETDLREYVRRRMRRGHARGWGPYVVLLYGTVMTLGAFYYLRGPWAVLAMLVVWLSTLGLYVLMLLVGVTFRVTGLPGRAVEKLRNLRD from the coding sequence GTGGACCGTACTCGAGTCGTCGCCGTCGGTCGCGACCTGGTCGGTGTCGTGCGAGCCCAGCAGGTCTCCTTCCTCGCTGCCAGCATCGCCTACTACATGTTCGTCTCCCTGCTGCCGCTGCTGTTGCTGGCGCTGGTCGTCGGGTCGCTGGTCGGCGGGGAGGCGTTCGCCGCCGCCGTCGTCGGCGCGGTCGGCGGGGCGCTGTCCCCGCAGGCGGCGGTGTTGCTGGAGGACGCGCTGACCAGCGCCGCGGGTCGGGGCGGGGCGACGGTGCTTGGGCTGGTCGTGATGGTCTGGAGTTCGCTGAAGGTGTTCCGCGGCATCGACGTGGCGTTCTCGAACATCTACGGGACGACCGGCGAGAGCGGCTTCCTCGCGCAGGTGGGCGACGCCGCCGCGGCGCTGGCCGGTATCGGGATCGCCCTCGTCGGGTTCGCCGTCGTCGGCTCGCTGGGGGCGCTGTTCGGCGTCCGGATCGTGCTGAGCGGGCTGGCGCTGGTGCCGCTGCTCGTCGTCGCGTTCCTCCCGCTGTACTACCTCTTTCCCGACCGGCCGATCTCGGTCAGGGGCGCAGCACCGGGGGCGGTGCTCGCGGCCGTCGGCTGGACGGTGCTGGCGACGGGGTTCTCCCTGTACGCGGCCACGGCGGGCACGTTCCAGCTCTACGGCGTCGTCGGCGGGGTCCTGCTCGTCCTCACGTGGTTCTACTTCGCCGGACAGATACTGCTGGTCGGCGCGGCGCTGAACGCCGTCCTGCTTGGCGTCCCGGACCGGCAACTACAACAGGAGCCGCTACGACCGTCACAAGCGATGAGCGAGGACGCCGACCGAGGCGGTGAGACGCCGTCGCCGGGCGAGAGCGGGCCGGCCGACGCCCCGACCGACGAGGAGGTCGCCGAGCTGCGCGCGGAGTTCGAGTCGTTCCGCGACGACGTCGAGGACCGGACCCTCCACCGGGACGACGTCGAGACCGACCTGCGGGAGTACGTCCGCCGTCGGATGCGGCGCGGCCACGCCCGCGGCTGGGGGCCGTACGTCGTCCTGCTGTACGGGACGGTGATGACGCTGGGTGCGTTCTACTACCTACGCGGGCCGTGGGCGGTGCTGGCGATGCTGGTCGTCTGGCTGTCGACGCTGGGCCTGTACGTCCTGATGCTGCTGGTCGGGGTCACCTTCCGGGTCACCGGTCTGCCCGGCCGCGCAGTCGAGAAGCTACGGAACCTGCGGGACTGA
- the lpdA gene encoding dihydrolipoyl dehydrogenase, which produces MVVGDVTTGTDLLVVGGGPGGYVAAIRGAQLGLDTTLVEREAYGGTCLNHGCIPSKAFISATDVAHDAGGAEEMGVYADPAVDMAAMSEWKDGVVTRLTRGVESLCEHAGVELVEGTAQFVDEETVRVAHGGEGQGSESIAFEHAVLATGSRPVEVPGFEFDSEHILSSRDALGLASVPDDLLVVGAGYIGMELSTVFAKLGADVTVVEMLDDALPTYEDDVAAVVRERAADLGIEFAFGEAARDWEADEDGLIVRTTDEDDEVTEYRTEKCLVAVGREPVTDTLGLETIDLAPDDDGFLATDDRARTDLDHVFAVGDVAGEPMLAHKAMAEGEVAAEVAAGEPAALDQQAIPAAVFTDPEIGTVGLTEAEAESAGYDTVVGQMPLRANGRALTVNEREGFVRVVADADDEFLLGAQIVGPEASELIAEVGLAIEMGARLEDVAGTVHTHPTLSEAVHEAVLDARDEAIHTR; this is translated from the coding sequence ATGGTAGTCGGAGACGTCACGACCGGGACGGACCTGCTCGTCGTCGGCGGCGGCCCGGGCGGCTACGTGGCCGCCATCCGGGGCGCACAGCTGGGACTGGACACGACCCTCGTCGAACGGGAGGCCTACGGCGGCACCTGCCTCAACCACGGGTGTATCCCCTCGAAGGCGTTCATCTCGGCGACGGACGTGGCCCACGACGCCGGCGGGGCGGAGGAGATGGGCGTCTACGCCGACCCCGCCGTCGACATGGCGGCGATGAGCGAGTGGAAGGACGGCGTCGTCACCCGGCTGACCCGCGGCGTCGAGTCGCTGTGTGAGCACGCCGGCGTCGAACTGGTCGAGGGGACGGCCCAGTTCGTCGACGAGGAGACCGTCCGGGTCGCCCACGGCGGCGAGGGCCAGGGTTCGGAGTCGATCGCCTTCGAGCACGCCGTCCTGGCGACTGGGAGTCGGCCCGTCGAGGTCCCCGGGTTCGAGTTCGACAGCGAGCACATCCTCTCCTCGCGGGACGCCCTCGGACTGGCGTCGGTCCCCGACGACCTGCTCGTGGTCGGCGCGGGCTACATCGGGATGGAGCTGTCGACGGTGTTCGCCAAGCTCGGGGCGGACGTCACCGTCGTCGAGATGCTGGACGACGCGCTGCCGACCTACGAGGACGACGTGGCCGCGGTGGTCCGGGAGCGGGCCGCGGACCTGGGCATCGAGTTCGCCTTCGGCGAGGCCGCCCGCGACTGGGAGGCCGACGAGGACGGCCTCATCGTCCGGACGACCGACGAGGACGACGAGGTGACGGAGTACCGCACCGAGAAGTGCCTCGTGGCGGTCGGCCGCGAGCCGGTGACGGACACGCTCGGCCTGGAGACGATCGACCTCGCCCCCGACGATGACGGGTTCCTCGCGACCGACGACCGCGCCCGGACGGACCTCGATCACGTCTTCGCCGTCGGCGACGTGGCCGGCGAGCCGATGCTGGCCCACAAGGCGATGGCCGAGGGCGAGGTGGCCGCCGAGGTGGCGGCCGGCGAACCCGCCGCCCTCGACCAGCAGGCGATCCCGGCCGCCGTCTTCACCGATCCCGAGATCGGGACCGTCGGGCTGACCGAGGCCGAGGCCGAGTCGGCCGGCTACGACACCGTCGTCGGGCAGATGCCCCTGCGGGCCAACGGCCGGGCGCTGACCGTGAACGAGCGCGAGGGGTTCGTCCGCGTCGTCGCCGACGCCGACGACGAGTTCCTGCTGGGCGCACAGATCGTCGGCCCCGAGGCCTCCGAGCTGATCGCCGAGGTCGGCCTGGCCATCGAGATGGGGGCGCGGCTCGAGGATGTCGCCGGGACCGTCCACACCCACCCGACGCTGTCGGAGGCGGTCCACGAGGCCGTCCTCGACGCCCGTGACGAGGCGATCCACACGCGGTAG
- a CDS encoding carboxymuconolactone decarboxylase family protein yields the protein MADETASDDLPPTANRFAEDNPAVWDAYTDLGRACSEAGPLDDETKRLVKLALAVGSQSEGAVHSHVRRGLDEGLSAEELQHVATLAIPTVGFPKAMAARSWVSDLTDE from the coding sequence ATGGCGGACGAGACAGCCAGCGACGACCTGCCACCGACCGCGAACCGCTTCGCCGAGGACAACCCCGCGGTGTGGGACGCCTACACCGACCTCGGCCGAGCCTGCTCGGAGGCCGGGCCGCTCGACGACGAGACGAAGCGGCTCGTGAAGCTCGCGCTCGCGGTCGGCTCCCAGTCCGAGGGCGCGGTCCACTCACACGTCCGGCGCGGCCTCGACGAGGGGCTGAGTGCCGAGGAACTCCAGCACGTCGCGACGCTGGCGATCCCGACGGTCGGCTTCCCGAAGGCGATGGCGGCCAGGAGCTGGGTGTCGGACCTGACCGACGAGTAG
- a CDS encoding 2-oxo acid dehydrogenase subunit E2 produces MFEFELPDLGEGVAEGEVIEWHVAVGDAVEEDQVLAEVETDKAAVDVPSPVDGVVRELHAEVGDVVATGEVLVSIEEDADAAGEAGVDEAAADTEAEAAGDAAEAGAASAGTTDGDAGDDATEVATGDGRVFAAPSVRRKAREAGVDVTAVEGSGPGGRVTEADVAAAAEGATREGADEGDGGPTSVVSKVSEDDGDDGPTSVVSKVDDDDGAAADEPAVKSAVRKAGGGERRDRTLATPATRRLARELDVDIDAVPTDETRNGEPFVDEAAVRAFAERDAAVSDEDVREVAETVVSEMHEIADEAAARESGAEAATPADAGERREPYRGVRRSIGEQMARSRREVPHATHHDKVAVPGLVEARERLEPLAEERGVHLTYTPFLLKCVAAALDDHPVLATELDEEAEEIVYKDHRDLGVATATDHGLVVPVVEGVDGKGLLELATDLNDLVERARSRDIAREEMQGGVFTVTNFGAIGGEYADPVINVPETAILGVGALKERPVAEDGEVVAEPTLTLSLAIDHRVVDGADAARFVNTLKEYLADPTRLLLE; encoded by the coding sequence ATGTTCGAGTTCGAACTGCCGGACCTCGGCGAGGGGGTCGCCGAGGGCGAGGTCATCGAGTGGCACGTCGCCGTCGGCGACGCCGTCGAGGAGGACCAGGTGCTCGCCGAGGTCGAGACGGACAAGGCCGCCGTCGACGTCCCCTCCCCCGTCGACGGCGTCGTCCGCGAGCTCCACGCCGAGGTCGGCGACGTCGTGGCGACCGGCGAGGTGCTGGTCTCCATCGAAGAGGACGCCGACGCCGCCGGCGAGGCCGGTGTCGACGAAGCGGCCGCCGACACCGAAGCCGAGGCGGCCGGCGACGCGGCCGAGGCGGGCGCGGCGTCGGCCGGGACTACCGACGGCGACGCGGGCGACGACGCGACCGAGGTCGCGACCGGCGACGGCCGCGTGTTCGCCGCGCCCAGCGTCCGCCGGAAGGCCCGCGAGGCGGGCGTCGACGTCACTGCCGTCGAGGGGTCCGGCCCCGGCGGCCGCGTCACGGAGGCCGACGTGGCGGCCGCCGCCGAGGGGGCGACACGGGAGGGAGCCGACGAGGGCGACGGCGGTCCCACGTCCGTCGTCTCGAAGGTGAGCGAGGACGACGGCGACGACGGGCCGACCTCGGTGGTCTCGAAGGTGGACGACGACGACGGGGCCGCGGCCGACGAACCGGCCGTCAAGTCCGCCGTCCGGAAGGCCGGCGGGGGCGAGCGCCGCGACCGGACGCTGGCGACGCCCGCGACCCGCCGGCTGGCCCGCGAGCTGGACGTCGACATCGACGCCGTACCGACCGACGAGACCCGCAACGGCGAACCGTTCGTCGACGAGGCGGCGGTCCGGGCGTTCGCCGAGCGCGACGCCGCGGTCAGCGACGAGGACGTCCGCGAGGTCGCGGAGACGGTCGTCTCGGAGATGCACGAGATCGCCGACGAGGCGGCGGCCCGCGAGTCCGGTGCCGAGGCGGCGACCCCGGCCGACGCCGGCGAGCGCCGCGAGCCCTACCGCGGGGTCCGCCGCTCCATCGGCGAGCAGATGGCCCGCTCCCGGCGGGAGGTGCCCCACGCGACCCACCACGACAAGGTCGCCGTCCCGGGCCTCGTCGAGGCCCGCGAGCGCCTCGAACCGCTGGCCGAGGAGCGGGGCGTCCACCTGACCTACACCCCGTTCCTGCTGAAGTGCGTCGCCGCCGCGCTCGACGACCACCCGGTGCTGGCGACCGAACTCGACGAGGAGGCCGAGGAGATCGTCTACAAGGACCACCGCGATCTGGGCGTCGCGACCGCGACCGACCACGGTCTGGTCGTGCCGGTCGTCGAGGGCGTCGACGGGAAGGGCCTCCTGGAGCTGGCGACGGACCTCAACGACCTCGTCGAGCGGGCCCGCTCGCGGGACATCGCCCGCGAGGAGATGCAGGGCGGCGTCTTCACCGTCACCAACTTCGGTGCCATCGGCGGCGAGTACGCCGACCCCGTCATCAACGTCCCCGAGACGGCGATCCTGGGCGTCGGCGCGCTGAAGGAGCGGCCGGTAGCCGAGGACGGCGAGGTGGTCGCGGAGCCGACGCTGACGCTCTCGCTGGCCATCGACCACCGGGTCGTCGACGGGGCCGACGCCGCTCGCTTCGTCAACACCCTGAAGGAGTACCTCGCGGACCCGACGCGCCTGCTGCTCGAGTAG
- a CDS encoding alpha-ketoacid dehydrogenase subunit beta, with product MSAQSLTLVQAVRDGLYGEMERDDDVLVMGEDVGKNGGVFRATQGLYEEFGEDRVIDTPLAESGIVGTAIGMAAYGLRPVPEMQFSGFMYPAFDQLVSHAARLRTRSRGRYTCPITVRAPYGGGIRAPEHHSESKEAFYVHEPGLKVVVPSTPGEAKGLLAASIRDPDPVIFLEPKLIYRSFREDVPDEPYTEELGTAAVRREGEDVSVFTWGAMVRPTVAAAEDLAEEGVDVEVVDLRTLSPMDTDAIVDSFEKTGRAAVVHEAPKTGGLAGEIIATIQEEVLLYQEAPIQRITGFDVPFPLYALEDYYLPEPARIKDGIREAVDF from the coding sequence ATGAGCGCACAGAGCCTGACGCTCGTCCAGGCGGTCCGGGACGGCCTCTACGGCGAGATGGAGCGGGACGACGACGTGCTGGTGATGGGCGAGGACGTCGGCAAGAACGGCGGCGTCTTCCGGGCCACGCAGGGCCTCTACGAGGAGTTCGGCGAGGACCGCGTGATCGACACGCCGCTGGCGGAGTCGGGCATCGTCGGCACCGCCATCGGGATGGCCGCCTACGGCCTGCGGCCGGTCCCGGAGATGCAGTTCTCCGGGTTCATGTACCCAGCCTTCGACCAGCTCGTGAGCCACGCCGCCCGCCTGCGCACCCGGAGTCGGGGGCGGTACACCTGTCCCATCACGGTCCGGGCCCCCTACGGCGGCGGCATCCGCGCCCCCGAACACCACTCCGAGTCAAAGGAGGCCTTCTACGTCCACGAGCCCGGCCTGAAGGTGGTCGTGCCCTCGACGCCGGGCGAGGCGAAGGGACTGCTGGCCGCCTCGATCCGGGACCCGGACCCGGTGATCTTCCTCGAACCGAAGCTCATCTACCGGTCGTTCCGGGAGGACGTCCCCGACGAGCCCTACACCGAGGAGCTGGGGACGGCCGCCGTCCGCCGCGAGGGCGAGGACGTCTCCGTGTTCACCTGGGGCGCGATGGTCCGGCCGACGGTGGCGGCCGCCGAGGACCTCGCCGAGGAGGGCGTCGACGTCGAGGTGGTCGACCTGCGCACGCTCTCCCCGATGGACACCGACGCCATCGTCGACTCCTTCGAGAAGACCGGCCGGGCGGCCGTCGTCCACGAGGCCCCCAAGACCGGCGGGCTGGCCGGCGAGATCATCGCCACCATCCAGGAGGAGGTGTTGCTCTACCAGGAGGCCCCCATCCAGCGGATCACCGGCTTCGACGTCCCCTTCCCGCTGTACGCGCTGGAGGACTACTACCTCCCGGAACCCGCCCGCATCAAAGACGGTATCCGGGAGGCCGTGGACTTCTGA
- the pdhA gene encoding pyruvate dehydrogenase (acetyl-transferring) E1 component subunit alpha: MSVLQRDPEDRVQVLDEDGQVVDGATVPDLSDDALVEMYRQIKLGRHFDQRAVSLQRQGRMGTYPPMAGQEASQVGSAMALAEGDWLFPSYREHLALHVRGWDLADDLLYWMGNERGNAPPADVAVFSLAVPIATQIPHATGAAWAAKLKGDDRVVMTYFGDGATSEGDFHEGLNFAGVFDVPAVFFCNNNQWAISVPRERQTASETLAQKADAYGFDGVQVDGMDPLAVYQVTAEAVEKARNPPADGLRPTMIEAVQYRFGAHTTADDPSVYRDEEEVERWKRKDPIPRLETFLRERGVLDDERVERIDAAIEDEVADAIDAAESTERPDPEEMFADVYAEMPQRLERQLEYLRDLRARHGDEVLLE; this comes from the coding sequence CTGAGCGTCCTCCAGCGCGACCCCGAGGACAGAGTACAGGTCCTCGACGAGGACGGCCAGGTCGTCGACGGGGCGACGGTCCCGGACCTGTCCGACGACGCCCTCGTCGAGATGTACCGACAGATAAAGCTGGGCCGGCACTTCGACCAGCGTGCGGTGAGTCTCCAGCGCCAGGGTCGGATGGGGACGTACCCGCCGATGGCCGGCCAGGAGGCCTCGCAGGTCGGGAGCGCGATGGCGCTCGCGGAGGGGGACTGGCTGTTCCCCAGCTACCGCGAGCACCTCGCGTTGCACGTCCGGGGCTGGGACCTCGCCGACGACCTGCTGTACTGGATGGGCAACGAGCGGGGCAACGCGCCGCCGGCGGACGTCGCGGTGTTCTCGCTCGCGGTCCCCATCGCCACCCAGATCCCCCACGCCACCGGGGCGGCGTGGGCGGCGAAACTGAAAGGCGACGACCGCGTCGTGATGACCTACTTCGGCGACGGCGCGACGTCGGAGGGGGACTTCCACGAGGGGCTGAACTTCGCCGGCGTCTTCGATGTGCCGGCGGTGTTCTTCTGCAACAACAACCAGTGGGCGATCTCGGTCCCGCGGGAGCGACAGACCGCCAGCGAGACGCTGGCACAGAAGGCCGACGCCTACGGGTTCGACGGCGTCCAGGTCGACGGGATGGACCCGTTGGCGGTGTACCAGGTCACCGCGGAGGCCGTCGAGAAGGCCCGGAACCCGCCGGCGGACGGCCTGCGCCCGACGATGATCGAGGCGGTCCAGTACCGCTTCGGGGCGCACACGACCGCCGACGACCCCTCCGTCTACCGGGACGAGGAGGAGGTCGAGCGCTGGAAGCGGAAAGACCCCATCCCGCGCCTTGAGACGTTCCTCCGGGAGCGGGGCGTGCTCGACGACGAGCGCGTCGAGCGCATCGACGCGGCCATCGAGGACGAGGTGGCCGACGCCATCGACGCCGCCGAGTCCACCGAGCGGCCCGACCCCGAGGAGATGTTCGCGGACGTGTACGCGGAGATGCCCCAGCGGCTCGAACGGCAACTGGAGTACCTGCGCGACCTGCGAGCCCGTCACGGCGACGAGGTGTTACTCGAATGA